Genomic segment of Streptococcus pneumoniae:
TTTGTTTATGATGAATACTACGACTGCTACCTCTGTCCTAAGGATCAAGTCTTATCTTATAGCACTACAAATCGAGATGGCTACCGTGAATACAGGAGTCAAGCCCAAATATGTTGTAGCTGCCCTCTTCTAGGTCAATGCACAAGCTCCAAGAATCATCAACGCTTGATTACCCGTCATATCTGGAAAGATTATTTAGAAACCTGTGAAGTGATTCGACATCAAATTGGCATGAAGGAGCTCTACCAAGGGCGTAAAGAGACGATTGAGCGTCTTTTTGGGACAGCTAAGGAATACCACAATCTCAGATACACGAGACAGAAAGGCAAGGCCAAGATGGAAGCAATGCTTGGGCTGACTTTGGCTTGCTTAAATCTCAAAAAATATGTCAAAATCATGGCAGGGAAGGCCTTTTTATTTTACATCAAAAGAGTATGGGAACTGATATGAGACAAAAAAAGAAGACAAGCAGTTGGGAAAAATTATTTGTCTTCAGTCTGAAACTCAGCGAATGATTATCGCTGAGTTTTTGTGATTAGTGAAATAATTTTTGCCAAAAAGAGCGTTTCTTGTCTGTTTTATCTTCTTTTGAAATAAAGAGCGAAGCATAGCGAACCATCATATCTTTCTCGTCTATCTCCACAGGGTGATCGGTGTGAATGACCAATCCAAAAGGAGACTGTCCGTCTTCACTTACAATCGTTGCTTCACATTCCAAATCCTGACCAGTTTTGAGATAAAACAGCTGGTCTTTGGTTTCTAGGAGCGGAGAAATCTTGACAAAAATAGGATGGTAATCTGCCCTAATGGCTTCTAGCATTTGTGCAAAGTGCTCTTTTAACAGTGGGCTTTGACTTTCTTCCAAAGTGGCGTCAACAATCACTCGCTCTTCAAAAGTTTGCAGAAATTTCCGTTGTTCATCAGGCTTGACTTTTAGCCCTCCAGACGCCTTTTGCTGGATCAATTCTTGTAGGTCACTCATAGCCTTAGTATAGCACAGATGGAGTTGAAAAACCAGTATTTTTCCTTTATTTACAGGATTGTCATTTGCAAAAATAGCAAAAAACCTGTAAGATAGTAAGGATGAACAACACAGGAGGTTCCTTGTGGCAAAAAAGGAAATCAATATTAACAATTACAATGACGACGCGATTCAGGTCTTAGAAGGGCTAGATGCAGTTCGCAAACGCCCTGGTATGTATATCGGTTCAACCGATGGAGCCGGCCTTCACCACTTGGTCTGGGAAATCGTGGACAATGCAGTCGATGAAGCCTTATCTGGATTTGGAGACAAGATTGATGTTACCATTCACAAAGACGGCAGTCTCAGTGTTGCTGACCACGGTCGAGGAATGCCAGTCGGCATGCACGCCATGGGAATTCCAACGGTCGAAGTTATTTTTACCGTGCTTCATGCTGGAGGAAAATTCGGTCAAGGTGGCTATAAGACTTCAGGGGGTCTGCACGGAGTTGGTTCTTCTGTCGTGAATGCCCTGTCCAGCTGGCTTGAAGTAGAAATTACCCGTGATGGCGCTGTCTATCGTCAGCGGTTTGAAAATGGCGGAAAGCCTGTTACAGGTCTTGAAAAGGTTGGCACAGCTTCTAAGTCCAAATCAGGTACCAAGGTCCGTTTCATGCCAGACAGCAGTATTTTTTCAACGATGGATTTCAAGTACAATACCATTGCCGAGCGCTTAAATGAGTCAGCCTTCCTCTTAAAACAAGTGACATTGACCTTGCTTGATGAGCGGACAGGTGAAGAGAGTCAGTTCCACTATGAAAATGGGGTACAGGACTTTGTCAGCTATCTGAACGAAGACAAGGAAACCTTGACACCGGTGCTGTATTTTGACGGTGAAGAGGGGGGATTCCAAGTTGAAGTAGCCCTTCAGTACAATGACGGCTATTCAGACAATATCCTCTCCTTTGTTAACAATGTCCGCACCAAGGACGGTGGTACCCACGAAACGGGGATGAAAACAGCCATTACCAAGGCCATGAATGACTATGCTAGAAAAACGGGTCTCCTCAAGGAAAAGGATAAGAACTTGGAAGGGTCAGACTACCGTGAGGGACTGGCCGCTGTCTTGTCTATCTTAGTGCCTGAAGAGCATTTGCAGTTTGAGGGTCAGACAAAGGATAAGCTAGGAAGTCCCCTTGCTCGTCCAGCAGTTGACAGCATTGTTTCTGACAAGTTGACCTTCTTTCTATTGGAAAATGGCGAATTGGCCTCTAACCTCATTCGCAAGGCCATTCGCGCGAGAGACGCCAGAGAAGCTGCACGCAAAGCCCGCGATGAAAGTCGAAATGGTAAGAAAAATAAGAAAGATAAGGGCCTTCTATCAGGGAAATTAACCCCTGCCCAGTCGAAGAATGCGGCGAAAAATGAGCTCTATCTGGTCGAGGGAGATTCAGCTGGCGGATCTGCCAAACAAGGACGGGACCGTAAATTCCAAGCGATTTTGCCGTTACGAGGTAAGGTCATCAATACCGCTAAGGCCAAGATGGCAGATATTCTCAAAAATGAAGAAATCAATACTATGATTTACACAATTGGGGCTGGTGTTGGTTCTGACTTCAATCTAGAAGATGCTAACTACGACAAGATTATCATCATGACCGATGCGGATACGGACGGTGCCCATATCCAGACCCTCCTTCTGACCTTTTTCTACCGCTATATGCGCCCACTAGTGGAGGCAGGTAAGGTCTATATCGCTTTGCCACCACTCTACAAGATGAGTAAAGGTAAAGGTAAGCAGGAAAAGATTGCCTACGCTTGGTCAGACAACGAACTCGAGCAACTCCGCAAGGATTTTGGCAAGGGAGCGATGTTGCAACGCTACAAGGGACTTGGTGAGATGAATGCAGACCAGCTCTGGGAAACGACCATGAATCCTGATACCCGCACCCTTATCCGCGTAACCATTGAAGATCTAGCGCGAGCAGAACGCCGCGTTTCTGTCCTCATGGGGGACAAGGTCGAACCACGCCGCAAATGGATTGAAGATAATGTCAAGTTTACATTGGAAGAAAGTGGAGTGTTTTAATTCAGCACCTAACAGGGCAACTAAAGTTGCTCCTGTTAGGACGCTTGCCGCTATCGGGCGGTCAAGCTAGTTGTCTTACTAATTTGAACGACTGAAAAATATCGTTTAGTTGTTCAGAAATCATCTTCAATCTGCCATGTAAGCTTGTGAAAAACAGGCCAGAAAGTGAGTTATTATGGTTTTAGAAAATAGACTGGGTTTAACAGATTCTCTCGAACTAGCTAAAAAGGAAGAAAAAATCAGTAAAAGTCGTGCCAAGCGCTTATTTGACGAAAATCTTTTAGCAAATCAAACAGTAGGGACTTTTGAGACACTCACCTTTATCCACCGATTTTTGTTTGATGAAATCTATGATTTTGCTGGTGAAGTTCGTACTGTCAATATGGCAAAAGGCAGTTTTCGATTTGCTCCAGTTATGTATTTAGAGACATCGCTGGCTCATATTGAAATGATGCCCCAAACTACGTTTGAAGAGATTGTAGAGAAGTATGTGGAGATGAACGTTGCACATCCTTTCCGAGAGGGGAACGGTCGAAGCATGCGTATTTGGCTGGACCATATTCTGAAGCATCAGTTGAAAAAAATGATTGATTGGTCAAAAGTTGACAAAGAAGACTACCTACTTGCTATGGAAAGAAGTCCCATTCGAGATACAGAAATTAAGTATGTCTTACAACAAGCATTAACAGATGAGATTATCAGTCGTGAGTTGTATATGAAAGGGATTGACCATAGTTATTACTACGAAGGCTACACCCTCTATCAGACTGAAAAACTATAACTAAAGAAGGACTCTATCCTCTTCGTACTAAGAAACAGAGAAAGGAGCAGTTCAGTTTTCTTACATAAACTGAACATGGGCTTTGAGTGCTGCAAAAAAATCGTTTTACCTAGAACGTGAGGTTCTTTGTTAAAACTCCTATTTTGCTTCACTTGCATAATGCCCTTAGTATCTTATGAGTACAATTCAAAATATGTCCCTTGAGGACATTATGGGAGAGCGTTTCGGGCGCTATTCCAAATACATCATTCAGGAGCGGGCTTTGCCAGACATTCGGGATGGTCTAAAGCCTGTTCAAAGGCGGATTCTTTATTCCATGAATAAGGACGGCAATACCTTTGATAAATCTTATCGGAAATCTGCCAAGTCTGTCGGAAATATCATGGGGAATTTCCACCCGCACGGAGATTCGTCTATTTACGATGCCATGGTCCGCATGAGTCAGGACTGGAAAAATCGTGAGATTTTGGTCGAAATGCACGGAAACAACGGTTCTATGGACGGGGATCCACCTGCTGCCATGCGGTATACCGAGGCACGCTTGTCTGACATGGCAGGCTTCCTACTAGAAGATATCGAAAAGAAAACTGTTCCCTTTGCATGGAACTTTGACGATACAGAAAAAGAGCCGACTGTCTTACCTGCTGCCTTTCCAAATCTCTTGGTCAATGGGGCGACAGGGATTTCAGCAGGGTATGCGACGGACATTCCTCCCCATAATCTCTCAGAAGTCATCGATGCGGTCGTTTATATGATTGACCATCCGTCTGCTAAGGTAGACAAGCTCATGGAATTCTTGCCAGGACCAGATTTCCCGACAGGAGCCATTATCCAAGGGCGCGATGAAATCAAAAAGGCTTATGAAACTGGAAAAGGGCGCGTGGTTGTGCGCTCTAAGACTGAAGTCGAGCAGTTAAAAGGCGGCAAGGAGCAGATTGTCGTCACTGAGATTCCCTATGAAATCAACAAGTCAGTTCTGGTCAAAAAGATTGACGACGTACGGGTCAACAACAAGGTGGCAGGGATTGCCGAAGTCCGTGATGAGTCAGACCGAACTGGTTTGCGCATTGCCATTGAACTAAAAAAAGATGCCAATCGTGACTTGATTTTGAACTACTTGTTCAAATATACGGATTTGCAGGTCAATTACAACTTCAACATGGTGGCGATTGATAACTTTACTCCACGTCAAGTCGGTATCGTGCCGATTCTGACCAGCTACATTGCCCACCGCAAAGAGGTCATCCTAGCCCGCAGTCGCTTTGACAAGGCAAAAGCAGAGAAACGCCTCCACATTGTGGAAGGTTTGATTCGGGTCATTTCGATTTTAGATGAAGTCATTGCCCTTATCCGTGCCAGCGAAAACAAGGCAGATGCCAAGGAAAATCTCAAGGTCAGCTATGAATTTACCGAGGAGCAGGCAGAGGCTATTGTGACCTTACAACTTTACCGCTTGACCAATACTGACGTCGTGGTTCTTGAGGAAGAAGAAGCAGAGCTTCGCGAGCAAATTGCCTACTTGGCAGCCATTATTGGTGATGAGCGTACCATGTACAACCTCATGAAAAAAGAACTCCGTGAGGTCAAAAAGA
This window contains:
- the parE gene encoding DNA topoisomerase IV subunit B, producing the protein MAKKEININNYNDDAIQVLEGLDAVRKRPGMYIGSTDGAGLHHLVWEIVDNAVDEALSGFGDKIDVTIHKDGSLSVADHGRGMPVGMHAMGIPTVEVIFTVLHAGGKFGQGGYKTSGGLHGVGSSVVNALSSWLEVEITRDGAVYRQRFENGGKPVTGLEKVGTASKSKSGTKVRFMPDSSIFSTMDFKYNTIAERLNESAFLLKQVTLTLLDERTGEESQFHYENGVQDFVSYLNEDKETLTPVLYFDGEEGGFQVEVALQYNDGYSDNILSFVNNVRTKDGGTHETGMKTAITKAMNDYARKTGLLKEKDKNLEGSDYREGLAAVLSILVPEEHLQFEGQTKDKLGSPLARPAVDSIVSDKLTFFLLENGELASNLIRKAIRARDAREAARKARDESRNGKKNKKDKGLLSGKLTPAQSKNAAKNELYLVEGDSAGGSAKQGRDRKFQAILPLRGKVINTAKAKMADILKNEEINTMIYTIGAGVGSDFNLEDANYDKIIIMTDADTDGAHIQTLLLTFFYRYMRPLVEAGKVYIALPPLYKMSKGKGKQEKIAYAWSDNELEQLRKDFGKGAMLQRYKGLGEMNADQLWETTMNPDTRTLIRVTIEDLARAERRVSVLMGDKVEPRRKWIEDNVKFTLEESGVF
- a CDS encoding DUF1694 domain-containing protein; protein product: MSDLQELIQQKASGGLKVKPDEQRKFLQTFEERVIVDATLEESQSPLLKEHFAQMLEAIRADYHPIFVKISPLLETKDQLFYLKTGQDLECEATIVSEDGQSPFGLVIHTDHPVEIDEKDMMVRYASLFISKEDKTDKKRSFWQKLFH
- the fic gene encoding protein adenylyltransferase Fic, translating into MVLENRLGLTDSLELAKKEEKISKSRAKRLFDENLLANQTVGTFETLTFIHRFLFDEIYDFAGEVRTVNMAKGSFRFAPVMYLETSLAHIEMMPQTTFEEIVEKYVEMNVAHPFREGNGRSMRIWLDHILKHQLKKMIDWSKVDKEDYLLAMERSPIRDTEIKYVLQQALTDEIISRELYMKGIDHSYYYEGYTLYQTEKL
- the parC gene encoding DNA topoisomerase IV subunit A, with product MSTIQNMSLEDIMGERFGRYSKYIIQERALPDIRDGLKPVQRRILYSMNKDGNTFDKSYRKSAKSVGNIMGNFHPHGDSSIYDAMVRMSQDWKNREILVEMHGNNGSMDGDPPAAMRYTEARLSDMAGFLLEDIEKKTVPFAWNFDDTEKEPTVLPAAFPNLLVNGATGISAGYATDIPPHNLSEVIDAVVYMIDHPSAKVDKLMEFLPGPDFPTGAIIQGRDEIKKAYETGKGRVVVRSKTEVEQLKGGKEQIVVTEIPYEINKSVLVKKIDDVRVNNKVAGIAEVRDESDRTGLRIAIELKKDANRDLILNYLFKYTDLQVNYNFNMVAIDNFTPRQVGIVPILTSYIAHRKEVILARSRFDKAKAEKRLHIVEGLIRVISILDEVIALIRASENKADAKENLKVSYEFTEEQAEAIVTLQLYRLTNTDVVVLEEEEAELREQIAYLAAIIGDERTMYNLMKKELREVKKKFGNPRLSELQDTAKTIEIDTASLVVEEETYVSITKAGYIKRTSPRSFAASTIEEIGKRDDDRLIFVSAAKTTQQLLLFTSLGNVIYRPVHELSDIKWKEIGEHLSQTISNFEVREEIIYAELVENFDAGVYLAATKLGQIKRVERSEFSPWRTYKSKSLKFAKLKNDDDQIVLVTPVQLEDVMMITKNGYALRFNSEEVPVVGAKAAGVKAINLKGDDTVAAAFLVSNKAFYLLTQRGALKKVAVDEIPATSRANRGLQVLRELKAKPHRVFVAGIVQGEAIDFDLFHQGDSQDESQVLKVISSTGQVYDINLSDLSLSERTSNGSFISDTISDEEVKDAYVE